The region TGAGATGATACCAGAACTTCTTCTAAAAGTAGGCAACAATCTAAAGATGATTCCTGGTGCCACACCGTTTTTTACTTATCATATGGCTAACGTGATTAAAAATCCTAAAGTTGGAACGATAGACACATTAGCAGTTTTTGAGAGTGTAAAAAATCTATTATTAGAGTTTCAAATCCTTGTTTAAGGAATGATAAATAGAAGATACCAAGGAGTTGGAGAATGAATTAATATCAAATAGGATAAGTACTTTGATGAAACTTTCCACAGCAGTGTTTTATAAATTAGATGAAACAAGCTTTAAATGCGCAAAAGCATGCGCAGGAATGGAGGATAAGATGAAAAAGATAAAGAGAATAGGCACGATAGTATTAGCGCTAACCTTAGCGACTTCCTTGTGGGCATGCAGTAAAAATAAAGGTAGTGATGTAACGAATGAAGATGGAATAACGGTAGTTCCTGAAGTGCCTGCGCAGGAAAAGCAAGGGAAAACAGTTCTTACTGTAAATAATCTAACGGTTAGTTATGAGGAGGCGGTACTATATCTTCAATCTAGAAAAGAAGAGATTGAAGAGTTATATGGCAAGGATGTATGGAGTCTTGTTGTTGATGAGGATGGTACCACCTACGAACAGTTATTAAAAGATTCGGTTTATGAAGAGATAGAATACTTAATGCTTGTTTGTTCTAAGGCAGAGGAATTAGGGATAACGTTATCAGAAGATGAGTTGTTGGATGCTGATGAATTTACAGCTGACTTTACTAGTAATTTTTCTCCGGAAGCATTGGATTACTACAATGTGAATAAAGGGGTTGTAAATAAGATCTATAGAGACAATATGCTTGCTAATAAAATATATGAAAGTCTAACCTTAAATGTGGATACGGAAGTATCTGATGAATTAGCAAGACAAGCGGTATTTCAATATATCCTTGTTGGAAAGTATGGATACGATGCCAATGGAAATCGAATTGAATACACAAAGGAACAATTGGAGGAGTCGAAAACTCGTGCGTATAAATTAAGAGAAGAAGCACTTGATGCAAAAAACTTTTACGATTTTGCAGCGGCGAATTCAGATGATGAAAACGAAGTTGAAATTACAGTTGGAAAAGGCGATATGAAGGAAAATCTAGAGAAGGTTGCATTTGCATTAGACGAAGGAGAAATCAGTGATGTTATTGATACTGCAGATGGCTATTTTATCTTTCGTTGTGTTTCCTTATTAGATCGTAACGCTACTGATAGCAAAAAGGAAGATATCATCATAAAGCGTCAAGAAGAAGCATTTGATGTAGAATACAATAAATGGCAGGGAGAGAAGGAAGTTAAGTTAAATAAAGAGATCTGGAACTCCATTGATATTACCGGTGAGTTAGTGAAATAAGTGTGAAGAGAATTTCTAAGGTGCCAAAAGACGCCACCTAAGAATTTTAAAACTTCACACTGGAGGAATAAATTAAGGGGGTGGGAGTATGATAGAAATCAATCATTTGACCAAAATCTATAAACTAACGAAGCGGCAAATGAGGCAGTTAAAAACAAAAGAGAATTTAAAATGTGCAGTGGATAATGTTAGCTTAACTGCAAAACAAGGGGAGATTTATGGATTGTTAGGTCCTAACGGTGCAGGGAAAACGACAACACTTCGTTGCGTAGCCACCCTGTTAAAGCCAACGAAAGGTTTTATTAAGGTGAATGGCTTTGATACAATTACGCAATCAAAGAATGTTAGGGAATCCATTAGTTTTCTAACGAATGAAATAAAGTTAGACCCGCAATTCTCTGCAAAGTATATGTTTCATTTTTTTGCTAATCTTCATGGAGTACCAGAGAAAGAATCGATAGAGAGAAGGGAAAAGTTATTCCATTACTTTGGTATCACCCCCTTCCAAGACAAAAAGATTGAAGAGTTATCTACGGGTATGAAACAAAAGGCCGCGATTGCGGTATCTTTAGCCCATGATCCTAAGATTATAATTTTTGATGAGCCTACGACTGGACTTGATATCGTAACTGCAAGGAGTGTAACTGATTATTTAAAGGAGCTCAAAAATGAGGGAAAACTTATCATTATCTCGACCCACAT is a window of Lachnoclostridium phytofermentans ISDg DNA encoding:
- a CDS encoding peptidylprolyl isomerase, which translates into the protein MKKIKRIGTIVLALTLATSLWACSKNKGSDVTNEDGITVVPEVPAQEKQGKTVLTVNNLTVSYEEAVLYLQSRKEEIEELYGKDVWSLVVDEDGTTYEQLLKDSVYEEIEYLMLVCSKAEELGITLSEDELLDADEFTADFTSNFSPEALDYYNVNKGVVNKIYRDNMLANKIYESLTLNVDTEVSDELARQAVFQYILVGKYGYDANGNRIEYTKEQLEESKTRAYKLREEALDAKNFYDFAAANSDDENEVEITVGKGDMKENLEKVAFALDEGEISDVIDTADGYFIFRCVSLLDRNATDSKKEDIIIKRQEEAFDVEYNKWQGEKEVKLNKEIWNSIDITGELVK
- a CDS encoding ABC transporter ATP-binding protein, translating into MIEINHLTKIYKLTKRQMRQLKTKENLKCAVDNVSLTAKQGEIYGLLGPNGAGKTTTLRCVATLLKPTKGFIKVNGFDTITQSKNVRESISFLTNEIKLDPQFSAKYMFHFFANLHGVPEKESIERREKLFHYFGITPFQDKKIEELSTGMKQKAAIAVSLAHDPKIIIFDEPTTGLDIVTARSVTDYLKELKNEGKLIIISTHIMSEAEKLCDRIGIIIQGRKVMEGTLSEILKETKTNDLEDAFFQLYQTYIKEEA